From Enterococcus wangshanyuanii, the proteins below share one genomic window:
- a CDS encoding Mur ligase family protein: protein MGIRSQAAIFAGKTSQWVLQTFFKGGSSYPGKLALKIDPKILDTLAKDYEIIVVTGTNGKTLTTALTVNILRQEFDHVLTNPTGANMEQGIVSTFLSAKNKGVKQKFAVLEIDEASLSRVTKYIEPKLFLFTNIFRDQMDRYGEIYTTYKLIVDGAAQAPNATILCNGDSPIFNSVETVNPRKYYGFNHQPDKEQMAHYNTDGLLCPKCHHILHYKMITYANLGKYYCPNCDFHRPELDVQLTEMVRMDNVSADFVIDGAEYGIAVGGMYNVYNALAATAVAEHYGVAPEKIRAGLSYDEKVFGRQEIIDIEGKQCTLILVKNPVGINQVIDMMGLAPYSFSLVSLLNANYADGIDVSWIWDGNHEALATMDIPEVIAGGDRHQDMALRLKVAGISEDKLREIPAIDDVITTIKELPTDHVYILATYTAVLQLRKSLAAQGYIQGGMNGA from the coding sequence ATGGGAATCAGAAGCCAAGCAGCGATTTTCGCTGGAAAAACTTCTCAATGGGTATTACAAACATTTTTCAAAGGCGGCAGCAGCTATCCGGGAAAATTAGCATTAAAAATCGATCCTAAAATTTTAGATACATTGGCAAAAGATTATGAAATCATCGTTGTCACTGGAACAAACGGAAAAACATTGACAACGGCTTTGACTGTTAATATTTTAAGACAAGAATTCGATCATGTTTTAACGAATCCGACGGGTGCGAATATGGAGCAAGGGATCGTTTCAACCTTTTTATCTGCTAAAAATAAAGGAGTAAAACAAAAATTTGCTGTTCTTGAAATCGATGAAGCTAGTTTAAGTCGTGTAACCAAATATATCGAACCAAAATTATTTTTATTTACGAATATCTTCCGCGATCAAATGGACCGTTATGGCGAAATTTATACAACCTATAAACTAATTGTAGACGGTGCAGCACAAGCACCAAATGCAACGATTTTATGTAATGGAGATTCACCGATCTTCAATTCAGTTGAAACGGTCAATCCTAGAAAATATTACGGCTTCAATCATCAACCAGATAAAGAACAGATGGCGCATTATAATACAGATGGCTTACTTTGCCCAAAATGTCACCACATCTTACACTATAAAATGATCACCTATGCGAATTTAGGGAAATACTATTGTCCAAATTGCGACTTCCATCGCCCTGAATTAGATGTTCAATTAACGGAGATGGTTCGAATGGACAACGTTTCTGCTGATTTTGTTATCGATGGCGCAGAATACGGCATCGCAGTCGGCGGAATGTATAATGTGTATAACGCTTTGGCTGCTACGGCAGTTGCTGAACATTATGGGGTCGCCCCAGAAAAAATCAGAGCGGGCTTAAGCTATGATGAAAAAGTTTTTGGACGTCAAGAAATCATCGATATTGAAGGAAAACAATGTACCTTGATCTTAGTGAAGAATCCTGTTGGTATCAACCAGGTCATCGACATGATGGGACTTGCCCCGTACTCTTTTTCTCTAGTCTCATTGCTTAATGCGAATTATGCTGACGGAATCGATGTCAGCTGGATCTGGGATGGTAATCATGAAGCACTAGCTACTATGGACATTCCAGAAGTAATCGCAGGTGGTGACCGACATCAGGATATGGCGCTACGTTTAAAAGTCGCGGGTATTTCTGAAGATAAACTAAGAGAAATTCCTGCTATAGATGATGTGATCACTACGATCAAAGAGCTTCCAACCGATCATGTTTACATTTTAGCAACCTACACTGCAGTTTTACAATTGCGAAAATCTTTAGCTGCTCAAGGCTATATTCAAGGAGGAATGAATGGTGCCTAA
- a CDS encoding helix-turn-helix transcriptional regulator has protein sequence MLTDEKLIFLTQVAKALAGQFGENCEIVIHKINEDNVNNTIVSIENGHVSSRQLGDGPSQVVLEALKKDPADLVDHINYLTRTHDGRILKSSTIYFKDKSGGLDGIFAINYDITSLIAAESTLQSLIAIDDKEDTSKEPDYIPQNINELLDDLIEESVKLVGKPVPLMTKDDKVKCIQFLNNKGAFLVTKSGDKVASFFNISKYTLYSYIDAK, from the coding sequence ATGCTTACAGATGAAAAGTTAATTTTTCTTACTCAGGTAGCCAAAGCTTTAGCAGGTCAATTTGGTGAAAACTGTGAAATCGTGATCCACAAAATCAATGAAGATAACGTAAATAATACAATTGTTTCAATTGAAAATGGACACGTTTCTTCACGTCAGCTTGGTGACGGCCCTTCTCAAGTTGTCCTTGAGGCTTTGAAGAAAGACCCTGCTGATTTAGTTGACCACATCAATTATTTGACAAGAACACATGACGGACGGATTTTAAAATCAAGTACAATTTATTTTAAAGACAAATCCGGCGGACTGGATGGAATCTTTGCAATCAATTATGATATCACCTCTTTGATTGCCGCAGAATCAACGCTGCAATCCTTGATTGCTATTGATGATAAAGAAGACACGAGTAAAGAACCTGATTACATCCCTCAAAACATCAACGAACTGTTAGATGATCTGATCGAAGAATCAGTGAAATTAGTTGGCAAACCTGTTCCGCTTATGACAAAAGATGACAAAGTAAAATGTATCCAGTTTTTAAATAACAAAGGTGCGTTTTTGGTCACAAAATCTGGTGATAAAGTGGCTAGTTTCTTTAATATTTCTAAATACACGTTATATAGTTACATTGATGCTAAATAA
- the ssnA gene encoding putative aminohydrolase SsnA, producing MLLVGNGRLITRDGQGAFYEDGCVAIEGETIKKVGTTADLRKEFPKAEFIDAKGGVIMPGFINMHNHIYSTFARGLSINGYHPKNFMDILEGQWWRIDRTLNLDDSYHSAKIAYLDSIKNGVTTVFDHHASYGAIEGSLTQLSNAADELGVRTCLCYEVSDRDGEEKMKAAVKENADFIKASAARNDDMQKAMMGMHAAFTLSDKSLEHCAAYTPKGVGYHIHIAEDIADVYDSLKKHGKPIINRLFDLGILGKQTMAGHCIHIGPHEMEILRDTETMVVTNPESNMGNAVGCPPAMRMFNEYGILMGLGTDGYTNDVTESYKVGNIIHKHHLADPNAAWAEIPEMLFNNNPKMANRYFEKKLGVLETGAAADVIVLDYKGPTPMTKDNYNSHILFGMNGGAVTDTIIGGTIRMRNREVQGVDEAKIWHDAQVQAQSLWNRINA from the coding sequence ATGTTATTAGTTGGAAATGGACGATTGATTACTAGAGATGGACAAGGAGCTTTTTATGAGGACGGTTGTGTTGCGATTGAAGGAGAAACAATAAAAAAGGTGGGTACAACAGCTGATTTGCGTAAAGAATTTCCTAAGGCTGAATTCATAGATGCTAAAGGTGGCGTGATCATGCCAGGGTTTATCAATATGCATAATCACATCTATAGTACATTTGCTAGAGGATTGAGTATCAATGGGTATCATCCAAAGAATTTCATGGATATTCTAGAAGGTCAATGGTGGCGGATCGATCGGACGTTGAATTTAGATGACTCTTATCATAGTGCAAAAATCGCATACTTAGATAGTATCAAAAATGGTGTGACAACAGTTTTCGATCATCATGCGAGCTATGGTGCGATTGAAGGTAGTTTAACACAACTGTCAAATGCAGCAGACGAGTTAGGTGTGCGAACTTGCTTATGTTATGAAGTTTCTGATCGAGATGGTGAAGAGAAGATGAAAGCAGCAGTAAAAGAGAACGCTGATTTTATCAAGGCGAGTGCTGCTAGAAATGATGATATGCAAAAAGCAATGATGGGCATGCATGCAGCGTTCACTTTATCAGATAAATCGTTGGAACACTGTGCTGCGTACACGCCAAAAGGTGTGGGTTATCACATTCATATTGCAGAAGATATTGCAGATGTGTATGATTCATTGAAAAAACACGGGAAACCGATCATCAATCGTCTCTTCGATCTTGGCATTTTAGGCAAACAAACGATGGCAGGTCACTGTATTCATATAGGTCCACATGAAATGGAAATTTTACGTGACACTGAGACGATGGTCGTGACAAATCCAGAGTCAAATATGGGAAATGCAGTTGGTTGTCCGCCGGCAATGCGGATGTTTAATGAGTATGGCATTTTAATGGGACTTGGGACAGATGGCTACACCAATGATGTCACTGAATCCTATAAAGTCGGAAATATCATTCATAAGCATCATTTAGCGGATCCTAACGCTGCTTGGGCTGAAATTCCTGAAATGTTATTCAACAATAATCCTAAAATGGCGAATCGCTACTTTGAAAAGAAATTGGGTGTATTAGAGACGGGGGCAGCGGCGGATGTGATCGTTTTAGATTATAAAGGCCCGACACCAATGACCAAAGACAATTACAATTCTCATATTCTTTTCGGTATGAATGGCGGAGCTGTAACAGATACGATCATTGGTGGAACTATTCGTATGAGAAATCGAGAAGTTCAGGGCGTTGATGAAGCAAAAATTTGGCATGATGCACAAGTCCAAGCGCAAAGCCTCTGGAATAGAATCAACGCCTAA
- the ygfK gene encoding putative selenate reductase subunit YgfK yields the protein MSDIMHPISVDGLLNWILNEYKNESTIFGVRKFYKANPTKTIPLFGEKMETPCGPAAGPHTQLTQNIIASYLTGSRFFEVKTVQIIDGEDLPVSKPCITAADECYNVEWSTELKVPQAYDEYVKAWFILKLLSKELGLGDPDGFIFNMSVGYDLAGIQSPKIDKYITDMQNAQGTPIWEECIEAANKYLPKFKHIDKAYIDSISPNVCRSITLSTLHGCPSDEIERITTYLLETKGLNSFIKCNPTMLGYEYTRQTMDDLGFDYMVFDDHHFLEDLQFEDAVPMLQRLQKLADSKGLNFGVKITNTFPVGIAEDELPGDEMYMSGRSLFPLSISLAKKLSDAFDGKLQISYSGGADIFNIKDIFDAGIWPITMATTLLKPGGYQRMNQVANLLGDSEYPKDVRVNLEKLGKIVEKAKSQGRYKKSIKLPESPKLRTTVPLTNCYTAPCRSDGGCPIDQDIPAYLRYVSEGNYLEALKVIVDKNPLPFITGTICAHPCMTKCTRQFYEGSIKIREAKLEAAEHAYDELMASMTKPIRKENAAKTAVVGGGPAGISAGFLLAREGMPVTVFEKADTIGGVCSQIVPEFRISMKSVQNDVEMAKFMGAEFKTGQAAPSLEELRAQGYTNVIYAIGAWKHGKLRLESGEAINSLEFLKANRENTQINPYGEQIVVVGGGNTAMDCARAATTLPGVKKVSVVYRRDKRNMPADEEELYFALEDGVEFLELLSPIKLENGLLTCEKMRLGERDASGRRRPVGTGELTEVPADTVIAAVGEKVDTDFYQSIGITTDQYGKVVSNQATLETNLKDVYVIGDANLGPATIVEAIADATKAAGNICHIHNDHYEQTNLNSDVASVRNKRGILEPNEALCGQASNCLECSTICESCMDVCPNRANIVVTVKGQPQIVHVDRMCNECGNCETFCPYASAPYKDKFTLFNTEADFNDSTNSGFYVIDPREKICMVRLWGNVSTIRLDQEGVDIPEDIIDLMNTMIESYDYCMQM from the coding sequence ATGAGTGACATCATGCATCCGATTTCGGTCGATGGGTTATTGAACTGGATTTTGAATGAATACAAAAATGAATCAACTATTTTCGGAGTACGAAAGTTTTATAAAGCAAATCCAACTAAAACGATTCCGCTTTTTGGTGAAAAAATGGAAACACCCTGCGGTCCAGCTGCTGGTCCACATACACAATTAACGCAAAATATCATTGCTTCTTATTTAACCGGCTCACGTTTTTTTGAAGTGAAAACCGTGCAGATCATCGATGGTGAAGATTTACCTGTGAGTAAACCTTGTATCACTGCCGCCGATGAATGCTATAACGTTGAGTGGTCCACCGAATTAAAAGTGCCGCAGGCTTATGATGAATACGTTAAGGCTTGGTTCATTCTAAAATTATTGAGTAAAGAGCTGGGGTTAGGTGATCCAGATGGCTTCATTTTTAACATGAGTGTTGGATACGATTTAGCGGGAATTCAGTCTCCAAAAATTGATAAATATATCACTGATATGCAAAATGCACAAGGCACACCGATTTGGGAAGAGTGTATTGAAGCTGCGAATAAGTATCTGCCGAAGTTCAAGCATATTGATAAAGCATACATTGACAGCATTAGTCCGAACGTTTGTCGTTCCATCACACTATCGACATTACATGGTTGTCCATCGGATGAAATTGAACGAATCACGACCTATTTGTTAGAAACGAAAGGACTGAATTCATTCATCAAATGTAATCCAACGATGCTTGGCTATGAATATACACGCCAAACAATGGACGACTTAGGTTTTGATTATATGGTCTTTGACGATCACCATTTTCTTGAAGATCTGCAATTTGAAGATGCTGTGCCGATGCTGCAACGTCTTCAAAAATTGGCTGACAGTAAAGGTCTGAACTTTGGTGTGAAAATCACGAATACATTTCCTGTAGGAATCGCAGAAGATGAGCTTCCAGGCGATGAAATGTATATGTCCGGGCGTTCGTTATTCCCATTAAGTATTTCTCTTGCTAAAAAATTATCAGATGCCTTCGATGGCAAACTCCAAATCTCCTATTCTGGCGGGGCGGATATTTTTAATATCAAAGATATCTTTGATGCAGGAATTTGGCCGATCACGATGGCAACTACTCTATTAAAACCGGGTGGTTACCAACGGATGAATCAGGTAGCAAATTTACTTGGAGACTCCGAATACCCTAAAGATGTGCGAGTAAACTTAGAGAAACTAGGAAAAATCGTTGAAAAGGCAAAATCACAAGGACGTTATAAAAAGTCGATCAAATTACCAGAAAGTCCCAAACTACGGACTACTGTTCCGTTGACAAATTGTTATACCGCACCATGCCGCAGTGATGGAGGCTGTCCGATCGATCAAGATATTCCAGCATATCTCCGTTATGTGAGTGAAGGAAATTATTTAGAAGCGCTGAAAGTGATCGTTGATAAAAATCCACTGCCGTTTATCACTGGAACGATCTGTGCTCATCCATGTATGACAAAATGTACTCGTCAATTCTATGAAGGTTCGATCAAAATTCGTGAAGCTAAACTGGAAGCGGCAGAACATGCTTATGATGAATTAATGGCTTCAATGACGAAACCGATTCGTAAAGAAAATGCAGCGAAAACAGCTGTAGTTGGCGGCGGACCTGCCGGAATCTCTGCTGGATTTTTACTGGCACGTGAAGGAATGCCGGTAACTGTTTTTGAAAAAGCTGATACGATCGGCGGCGTTTGTAGCCAAATCGTTCCAGAATTCAGAATTTCAATGAAATCTGTTCAAAATGACGTTGAAATGGCAAAATTCATGGGTGCCGAATTTAAAACAGGTCAAGCAGCCCCAAGCTTAGAAGAGTTGAGAGCACAAGGCTACACCAATGTCATTTATGCGATAGGTGCCTGGAAACATGGCAAATTAAGATTGGAATCAGGAGAGGCAATCAACTCGCTTGAGTTCTTAAAAGCCAACCGTGAAAACACGCAAATCAATCCATATGGAGAACAAATCGTCGTTGTCGGCGGCGGAAATACTGCAATGGACTGTGCAAGAGCAGCGACTACACTGCCAGGAGTGAAAAAGGTTTCTGTTGTTTATCGTCGTGACAAACGAAATATGCCGGCAGATGAAGAAGAATTATACTTCGCATTAGAAGATGGTGTGGAATTTTTAGAACTATTGTCACCAATCAAGTTGGAGAACGGTTTATTGACTTGTGAAAAAATGCGCTTAGGTGAACGCGATGCTTCTGGTCGTCGTAGACCAGTTGGTACAGGCGAATTAACAGAAGTTCCGGCGGATACAGTGATTGCTGCAGTTGGTGAAAAAGTTGACACTGATTTCTACCAATCGATCGGTATTACGACTGATCAATATGGAAAAGTTGTCTCAAATCAAGCAACACTGGAAACAAATCTAAAAGACGTATATGTGATCGGTGATGCAAATTTGGGTCCAGCAACAATTGTTGAAGCGATTGCAGATGCGACAAAAGCTGCCGGTAATATTTGCCACATCCATAACGATCATTATGAGCAAACAAACTTAAATAGTGATGTTGCTTCAGTTCGCAATAAGCGCGGAATTCTTGAACCAAATGAAGCGCTTTGTGGACAAGCCTCAAACTGCTTGGAATGTTCAACGATCTGTGAGTCATGTATGGATGTTTGTCCAAACCGCGCTAATATCGTTGTAACAGTCAAAGGTCAGCCACAGATCGTCCATGTAGATCGTATGTGTAATGAATGCGGCAACTGTGAGACCTTCTGCCCATACGCAAGTGCACCTTATAAAGACAAGTTCACTTTATTTAACACAGAAGCGGATTTCAATGATAGCACAAACTCTGGTTTCTATGTGATCGATCCGAGAGAAAAAATATGTATGGTTCGTTTGTGGGGGAATGTTTCAACGATCCGCTTAGATCAAGAAGGTGTTGATATCCCAGAAGATATTATTGATTTAATGAATACGATGATCGAAAGCTATGATTATTGTATGCAAATGTAA
- the hydA gene encoding dihydropyrimidinase: MSILLKGGVVVSAKERRQLDVRLDGETIIEMGTNLAIGESEVEDVTGCFLLPGFIDAHTHLELNNGKGSMGTADNFYTGSKAAVAKGTTTVIDMATPSKGSSLKDCLAAWDHLAKGNSSCDYTYHMSIIEWTPEIKAEIKEMIDAGITSFKMYMAYDNLRTKDAEIFEAMQEIRKFNGMLGIHCENGDMVNEMIAKFVAEGKLSPHFHPLTRPDSVEAEAVERYLMIADLADLPVNIVHLSTKRSLEAVRRARERGQKVYVETCPQYLVLDEHLYDSSDFEGAKYVCSPPLRSVEDQAALWTGVIEGTIDTISTDHCSFNFEGQKTIGRADFSKIPNGMPGVETRPELIYTQGVTTNRISLERMVGLLSEDIAKQFSLYPQKGVIQKGSDADIVVWDPQKNGVISAATQLQNVDYTPYDGFETKGAARSVYLRGQKVAEEGQMIAEKKGQFVFRTIAQTN, translated from the coding sequence ATGTCTATTCTTTTAAAAGGCGGAGTTGTCGTCTCCGCAAAAGAGCGTCGCCAGCTGGATGTCAGGCTGGACGGTGAAACAATCATTGAAATGGGAACAAATTTAGCAATAGGTGAGTCCGAGGTAGAAGATGTCACAGGATGTTTTTTACTACCGGGATTTATCGATGCACATACGCATTTAGAATTAAATAACGGAAAAGGTTCGATGGGGACGGCTGATAATTTTTACACAGGCAGTAAAGCAGCTGTCGCCAAAGGAACCACCACCGTTATCGATATGGCCACACCAAGCAAAGGCAGTTCCTTAAAAGACTGCCTGGCTGCTTGGGATCATTTAGCCAAAGGAAATAGTTCATGTGATTATACGTATCATATGTCGATCATTGAATGGACGCCTGAAATCAAAGCAGAGATCAAAGAGATGATCGATGCTGGCATCACTTCCTTTAAAATGTATATGGCTTACGACAATCTACGAACAAAGGATGCTGAAATTTTTGAAGCCATGCAGGAAATTCGAAAATTTAACGGCATGCTTGGTATTCATTGTGAAAATGGGGATATGGTCAATGAGATGATCGCAAAGTTTGTTGCAGAAGGAAAACTGAGTCCTCATTTCCATCCACTGACTAGACCCGATTCAGTGGAAGCTGAAGCGGTAGAACGCTATTTGATGATTGCAGATTTAGCTGACTTGCCAGTTAATATTGTGCATTTGAGCACAAAACGTTCTTTAGAAGCGGTTCGTCGAGCCCGTGAACGAGGGCAAAAAGTTTACGTTGAAACTTGCCCGCAATATCTAGTTTTAGATGAACATTTATATGATAGTTCGGATTTTGAAGGAGCAAAATATGTTTGCTCACCGCCATTACGTTCTGTCGAAGATCAAGCAGCTTTGTGGACTGGAGTTATTGAAGGGACGATCGATACGATTTCTACCGATCATTGCAGCTTTAATTTTGAAGGACAAAAAACGATTGGGCGAGCTGATTTTAGCAAAATTCCAAATGGAATGCCTGGCGTAGAGACAAGGCCGGAGCTGATTTATACACAAGGAGTAACAACAAATAGAATCTCTTTAGAGCGGATGGTCGGACTTCTTTCAGAAGATATTGCTAAACAATTTTCTTTGTATCCGCAAAAAGGTGTGATCCAAAAAGGCAGCGATGCAGATATCGTCGTTTGGGATCCGCAAAAGAACGGTGTCATTTCAGCAGCCACACAGCTGCAAAATGTTGATTATACACCTTATGACGGTTTTGAAACAAAGGGTGCCGCACGTTCCGTCTACCTTAGAGGGCAAAAAGTTGCTGAAGAGGGTCAGATGATCGCTGAGAAAAAAGGTCAATTTGTTTTTAGAACGATTGCTCAAACTAATTAA
- the dpaL gene encoding diaminopropionate ammonia-lyase: MEKIKWTANEMPKTDDQYLSLMSKDSIEKALAFHQSFPQYSQTPLAEVKNMAEYLGLKDFFVKDESYRFGLNAFKVLGGSFAMANYIAEKLGKDVADLTYDVLTSDKLRDEFGQATFFTATDGNHGRGVAWAANKLGQKSVVLMPKGSTQTRKENIEKEGAKVTIEEVNYDECVRMANKMAEETENGVMVQDTAWDGYEKIPTWIMQGYGTMALEASKQLEEVGNKRPTHVFVQAGVGSLAGAVVGYFANLYPDNPPTMVVVEAQAADCLYKSAIEKDGKIRFVEGDLQTIMAGLACGEPNTISFDILENHTSVFVSAPDWVSEKGMRMLGAPLKGDPQVISGESGAVAMGLVATAMQDPEYKELRDVLKLDENSTVLMFSTEGDTDPDNYKKILWG; this comes from the coding sequence TTGGAAAAAATAAAATGGACGGCAAATGAAATGCCTAAAACAGACGATCAGTATTTATCACTGATGTCGAAGGATTCGATTGAAAAAGCATTAGCTTTTCATCAGAGTTTTCCGCAATATAGCCAAACGCCATTGGCTGAAGTAAAAAATATGGCTGAATATTTAGGATTAAAAGACTTCTTTGTGAAAGATGAATCCTATCGCTTTGGATTGAATGCCTTCAAAGTACTTGGTGGTTCATTTGCGATGGCAAATTACATTGCAGAAAAATTAGGGAAAGATGTCGCTGATTTGACCTACGATGTTTTAACCTCTGATAAGCTGCGTGATGAATTCGGTCAAGCAACATTCTTTACAGCGACTGATGGAAATCACGGGCGTGGTGTTGCCTGGGCGGCAAATAAATTAGGACAAAAATCAGTTGTGCTAATGCCGAAAGGTTCAACACAAACACGGAAGGAAAACATTGAAAAAGAAGGCGCCAAAGTCACGATCGAAGAAGTCAATTATGATGAGTGCGTTCGGATGGCGAACAAAATGGCTGAAGAAACTGAAAACGGTGTCATGGTTCAGGATACTGCGTGGGACGGCTATGAAAAGATTCCGACCTGGATCATGCAAGGCTACGGAACGATGGCTTTAGAAGCATCTAAACAATTAGAAGAAGTAGGAAACAAACGTCCAACACACGTATTTGTTCAAGCAGGTGTGGGAAGTTTAGCTGGGGCAGTCGTTGGCTACTTTGCAAACTTATATCCAGACAATCCTCCGACAATGGTCGTTGTCGAAGCGCAAGCGGCAGATTGTTTATATAAATCGGCGATCGAAAAAGACGGCAAGATTCGTTTTGTTGAAGGAGACTTACAAACGATCATGGCAGGGCTTGCCTGCGGTGAACCAAATACGATTTCATTCGATATTTTGGAAAATCACACGTCGGTTTTCGTTTCAGCACCAGATTGGGTTTCAGAAAAAGGAATGAGAATGCTCGGAGCGCCATTAAAAGGTGATCCTCAAGTGATTTCAGGGGAATCAGGAGCTGTTGCAATGGGCTTAGTGGCAACTGCTATGCAAGATCCTGAGTACAAAGAGTTACGTGATGTCTTGAAACTGGATGAAAACTCTACTGTCTTGATGTTCTCAACAGAAGGCGATACAGATCCAGATAATTATAAAAAAATCTTATGGGGGTAA
- a CDS encoding YgeY family selenium metabolism-linked hydrolase yields the protein MDFKAINAAAEGYRADMIKFLRDLVKIPGESAEEGAKMDRAKAEMEKLGFDKIEVDPQGNLLGYMGTGKKLIAFDGHMDTVGIGEMSNWEFDPYDGYETDSEIGGRGTSDQEGGIVSAIYGAKIMKDLGLLSEKYTALVTVTVQEEDCDGLCWQYIIKEDNIRPEFVVSTEPTDGGIYRGQRGRMEIKVEVKGVSCHGSAPERGDNAIYKMADILQDVRALNNNGDTESTAIRGLVRMLDPKYNPEWKEARFLGRGTVTASQIFHSSPSRCAVADGCTVSLDRRMTAGETWESCLEEIRQLPAVKKYGDDVVVSMYDYDRPSYTGLSYPIECYFPTWVIPEEHDVTKALMETHRNLYGEEREGSKETIEMRKARPLLDKWTFSTNGVSIMGRNGIPCIGFGPGAEAQAHAPNEKTWKDDLVRCAAVYAALPSVYCENN from the coding sequence ATGGATTTCAAAGCAATTAACGCAGCAGCAGAAGGTTACAGAGCAGACATGATCAAGTTTTTACGTGATCTTGTAAAGATTCCGGGAGAAAGTGCTGAAGAAGGCGCAAAAATGGATCGTGCCAAAGCAGAGATGGAAAAACTTGGATTTGACAAAATCGAAGTTGATCCTCAAGGAAACTTATTAGGTTACATGGGCACAGGCAAAAAACTGATTGCCTTTGACGGACACATGGATACAGTTGGGATCGGAGAAATGAGTAACTGGGAATTCGATCCGTATGACGGATACGAAACAGATTCAGAAATCGGCGGCCGCGGCACGTCTGACCAAGAGGGCGGGATCGTTTCAGCTATCTACGGTGCAAAAATCATGAAAGACTTAGGTCTATTATCTGAAAAATATACAGCATTAGTTACAGTGACTGTGCAAGAAGAAGACTGTGATGGCTTATGCTGGCAATATATCATCAAAGAAGACAACATTCGTCCTGAATTTGTTGTGTCGACTGAACCGACAGATGGCGGAATTTACCGTGGGCAACGTGGACGTATGGAAATCAAAGTTGAAGTAAAAGGTGTTTCATGTCACGGCTCTGCACCAGAACGCGGAGACAATGCGATTTATAAAATGGCAGATATTTTACAAGATGTGCGTGCATTGAATAATAATGGTGACACAGAAAGTACAGCGATCAGAGGCTTGGTTCGCATGCTTGATCCAAAATACAATCCAGAATGGAAAGAAGCACGTTTCTTAGGCCGCGGAACCGTTACAGCTTCACAAATTTTCCACTCTTCTCCAAGCCGTTGTGCGGTTGCCGATGGTTGTACTGTTTCATTAGACCGTCGTATGACTGCAGGCGAAACATGGGAAAGCTGTCTAGAAGAAATTCGTCAATTACCGGCAGTTAAAAAATATGGCGATGATGTTGTCGTATCAATGTATGACTACGATCGTCCATCTTACACAGGCTTGTCTTATCCAATCGAATGTTACTTCCCAACATGGGTGATCCCAGAAGAACATGATGTAACGAAAGCATTGATGGAAACACACAGAAATCTTTACGGGGAAGAACGTGAAGGCTCAAAAGAAACGATTGAAATGCGTAAAGCGCGTCCGCTTCTTGATAAATGGACATTCTCAACTAATGGCGTATCGATCATGGGCCGTAACGGCATTCCTTGTATTGGCTTTGGACCTGGTGCCGAAGCACAAGCACATGCGCCTAATGAAAAAACGTGGAAAGACGATTTGGTTCGTTGTGCAGCAGTTTACGCTGCATTGCCAAGTGTTTATTGTGAAAACAACTAA